One Sporichthyaceae bacterium genomic window, GGTTGTCCTCACTGCGGCTCCGATCCGGTTAGGTAATTTGTGGCATTCGAGTCCTATCCGCCGTCGCTGAGGGAAGCAAGAGGCCGGCCTGTCCAGCCGGGGTCCGACGTGATGACCCGTTGAGCGCTGTGCGGCAGACTTCGGGTGTCGCACTGGAGGGACAGCCATGGTCAACCCGCGTTCGAGCACCGTCGACGACATCATCCGCCGCTCGGCAAGCAGGTGGCCGGACCGCGTCGGCCTGCTGTTCGCGGACCGGTCGTGGACCTACGCGCAACTCGACGCCGCGGTCTCCCGGGCCGCCGGGGCCCTGCTGGCCCTCGGCCTGCGCAAGGGCGACCGGGTCGCGGCCTACGGACAGAACAGCGACGCCTACCTGCTCGCGTTCCTCGGCGCCTGTCGGGCCGGGCTCGTCCACGTCCCGATCAACTACTCGTTGGCCGGCGACGAACTGGCCTACCTGATCGAGCAGTCCGGCGCATCGCTGGTACTGGCCGACCCGGCCCTGGCCCCCACTCTCGGCAAGCTGGACTCGGCCCCGGACCACCTGCTGCTGCACGGGACCCCGGGCAGCCTGCTCGACCTGGCCTCGACCGGCGAGGTCCCGGTGATCGACGCGGCGGTGGCCGACTCGGACCTCTGCCAGCTGATCTACACCTCGGGCACCACGTCGCGGCCGAAGGGCGCGATGATGACCCACCGCGCCTACGTCCACCACTACGCGTCGGTGATCATCGCGCTGGACGCCAAGGAGGACGACGCCCCGCTGCACGCGATGCCGCTGTACCACACGGCGCAGATGCACGTGTTCATGCTGCCGTGGCTGGCGGTCGGGGCCCGTAACCGACTGCTGAGCACACCGGACATCCCGGTGATGCTGGAGTTGGTGGAGACCGAGCGGATCGGCGCGATGTTCCTCGCCCCGACCGTCTGGGTCCCGTTGTCCCAGCACCCGAACTTCACCCGGCACGACCTGAGCAGCCTGCGCAAGGCTTACTACGGGGCATCGATCATGCCTGGCCCGGTGCGCGAACGGATCGCGAAAGCCTTGCCGGAGTTGGGTTGGTACAACTGCTTCGGCCAGACGGAGATCGCGCCGTTGGCAACCGTGCTGCGTCCCGAGGAGCACGCCGCGCGGCCGGACTCCTGCGGCCGGGCGGTGATGTTCGTCGAGCTCCGGGTGATCAACCTGGACGGCACCGACGTCGAACCGGGCGGGACCGGCGAGGTCGTCTACCGGTCCCCACACCTGTGCGAGGGGTACTGGCAGAAGCCTGAGGAGACCGCGGAGGCCTTCGAGGGCGGATGGTTCCACTCGGGCGACCTGGTCCGCATCGACGACGAGGGCTACATCACCGTCGTCGACCGCATCAAGGACGTCATCAACACCGGCGGCGTCCTGGTCGCCTCACGTGAGGTCGAGGACTGCATCTACACCCATCCGGCGGTCGCCGAGGTCGCGGTCATCTCGACGCCGGACCCGAAGTGGATCGAGGCGGTTACGGCAGTGGTCGTACTGCGAGCGGGCTCGACCGCGACCGCGGACGAGCTGATCGCCCACGCCAAGGACAACCTGGCCAAGTACAAGGTGCCCAAGCGGGTCGAGTTCGTGGACGCACTGCCGCGCAACGCCTCCGGCAAGCTGCTCAAGCGGGTGCTTCGCGA contains:
- a CDS encoding fatty acyl-CoA synthetase, producing the protein MVNPRSSTVDDIIRRSASRWPDRVGLLFADRSWTYAQLDAAVSRAAGALLALGLRKGDRVAAYGQNSDAYLLAFLGACRAGLVHVPINYSLAGDELAYLIEQSGASLVLADPALAPTLGKLDSAPDHLLLHGTPGSLLDLASTGEVPVIDAAVADSDLCQLIYTSGTTSRPKGAMMTHRAYVHHYASVIIALDAKEDDAPLHAMPLYHTAQMHVFMLPWLAVGARNRLLSTPDIPVMLELVETERIGAMFLAPTVWVPLSQHPNFTRHDLSSLRKAYYGASIMPGPVRERIAKALPELGWYNCFGQTEIAPLATVLRPEEHAARPDSCGRAVMFVELRVINLDGTDVEPGGTGEVVYRSPHLCEGYWQKPEETAEAFEGGWFHSGDLVRIDDEGYITVVDRIKDVINTGGVLVASREVEDCIYTHPAVAEVAVISTPDPKWIEAVTAVVVLRAGSTATADELIAHAKDNLAKYKVPKRVEFVDALPRNASGKLLKRVLRDQLG